DNA sequence from the Parasphaerochaeta coccoides DSM 17374 genome:
TTTGACGCCTTCATCGTTCCCGGTGGCTTCTCCTATGAGGATCGGAGCCGTTCAGGAATCATAGCCGCCCTGGACACCCTCCTTGACGGACTGAAAAAGCAGAATGCCATGGGCAAACCAATTTTGGGCATTTGTAACGGAGCCCAAATACTTGTGGAAAGCGGCATAGTCCCCGGACTGTCCGGGTGGCAGACGGGCGCCGCCCTTGCCCCCAACAAGCAGATTGTTGATGGCATCGTGGTGGGAACCGGTTTCTACAATGACTGGGTTCATGTGAAGCACACCGTGGATGGCACTGTCCCGGAACGAAACGCATTTTCATTGGCTATTGCTGACGGGAGTTTGATGAGGATTCCCGCCGCCCATGCCGAAGGACGATTCGTCATTGACGACTACCTTCTTTCATGGCTTGAGAGGAATGGCGTTGCCATGTTCCGCTATGCAGACAGCAATGGAACGGTGAATCCTCATTTCCCCGTCAATCCGAATGGAGCAACATCCAACCTTGCCGCCCTGGGAAACATTGCCGGAACCGCGCTTGCCATCATGCCCCATCCTGAACGCACGCCGGAGGGGGACAGTATTTTCATTTCCCTGAAAAACTGGCTCGACGCAAACTCTATAGACAAAAGTTCTACAAAGGGACAAAAGAGCCTGCCGAAAGTTCCACAGGACATCATGGAGCGGCTGGTCTCTCCTCTGACATATACTTCCCTGCCATACCATATCCGTCAGGAGGGCATCCAGGAGAAAGAGCTGGTCATAGGTACGGTCATCACTGACAACGCGGCTGTCTCCGTGGAACAGGCACTGGAAAGAGCGGGCATACCAGTCAAGGTCAGCCGTGCCGTCCGCTGGACGCTGGAGGCTTCCCCGTCCATGCCCCGGAAAGATTTTGACGCCTTGGTCGCCAAAGCCATGGCATCCGGCCAGCTTTACAATTCCAATAAGGAGTTCCCTGTAGACTTCTCTCCTTCCCCGAAAGGACTGACCATTGTGGTGACACCGCGCGAGGGTGAGGATTTTACCGGCCTCCATGCCCGCCACGCGCTTTCCACATGGTTCGGAATTGAAGGCTTCACCGCCATCACAAGCAGTGTTCTGTGGACACTGGAGCCTACATCATCCGATCCGGAGCAAGGACGGCGTGCCATAGACGCGGCATTGGCGTCAAATATTTTTGCGAACCCCTATAGCCAGAGGACGTATGCATATGCCTGATACTTATGAAAAGTATAAAGAAAAAATCCTGCGCCACATAGACTGGACGTTGACCGAAACCAACCTTCCCTATCCGAACAGGAAAGTCGGCAAAGTGCGGGACCGCTATGATTTAGGCAATGGTCGTCTGCTTTTTGTGACTACCGACCGCCAGAGTGCCTTTGACAGAGTTCTCGCTTCAATCCCTTTCAAGGGACAAGTCCTCAATATGGTCAGCGCATGGTGGTTCGCACGTACCAAAGATATCATAGGAAACCATCTGCTTTCTACTCCCGACCCCTGCGTCACCATATCCCGTGCCTGTACGGTTCTGCCCATTGAATTTGTAGTCCGGGGATACATCACCGGCAGCACTGATACCTCTCTGTGGACGCACTACAAAAAGGGGGAAAGGACATACTGCGGCGTGAATTTCCCTGACGGATTGAAAAAGAACCAGAAGCTGGAACAGCCAGTGATTACGCCTACCACCAAGGAAGATGCCCATGACAGGCCGATTAGCCCCGCCGAAATCATAGAAGAAGGCTGGCTAAGTCAGAATGACTGGGACGAAGCATCCGCCGCCGCCCTTGCCCTGTTCCGCTTTGGCACGGAAGAAGCCGCCAAGAAGGGACTCATCCTCGTGGATACCAAGTATGAGTTCGGTCGTGATGCCGACGGTATCCTCCGGCTCATCGATGAAATACATACCCCGGACTCATCCCGCTACTGGTTGGGAGACAGCTATGAAAATCGTTTTGCCACGGGACATGAACCGGAAAACATAGACAAGGAGTTTCTCAGGCTTTGGTTCACCAAGGTCTGCGACCCCTACAAGGATGAAGTACTGCCCCCTGCGCCAATGGATTTGGTCGCCGAGCTTTCCACCCGCTACATCCGGCTCTATGAGATGATTACGGGAGAGAAGTTCATTTTCCCTGATGAAGACAGCATGAAGGAAAGTCCCTATGAACGGCTGACGCGGAACTTGAGCGCAGCATTGGAAGTCAAACGGGAAGCGTGACAGCTTTGGAAACTGATCCAAGGCTCCTTGAAAAGATTGGAGGAAGCACATGGCTGAAATAGTCATCATCATGGGTTCGGAATCCGACCGCCCCCATGCGGAAAAAATAAGTACGGCACTGAAAGCAGAAGGCTATGCAAAGCCTGTCGGGATACATGTGGCATCCGCTCACAAACAACCAAGGGATGTTCTGAAAGTCCTTGAGAAAAACGCAGGACGGAAGGTTGTCTACATCACTATTGCGGGACGTTCCAATGCCCTGAGCGGATTCGTAGCGGGTAACTGCGACGCTCCGGTAATCGCCTGTCCTCCCTTCTCTGACAAACTCGATATGCTGGTGAACATCAACTCCACCCTCCAGATGCCCAGCCGTGTACCGGTGCTTACCGTACTTGACCCTGCCAACGCCGCCTTGGGAGCCATGCGCATCATTGCGCTGGATGACCTCGATGAACAAAAAAAGCGGGATAGACAGGACGGACAGGTCAAGCAAAAGTCATGCGAGGAAACCTCATGTGCGGAATAGTCGGCATGTTCAGCAATCACGATGTGGCGGCAGAGCTGTATGACAGCCTGATCCAACTCCAGCATCGCGGCCAGGATTCCGCCGGAATCTTGACCAGCGACTCCCAGCTTCATGCCAAGCGAGGCACAGGGTTGGTCAGGGACATCTTCCAGGATGAGGACATGGAAAAGCTGACCGGCGACATAGGCATCGGTCATACCCGTTATCCTACCAGCGGAACCCGCCAAGGTTTTGATGAAGTCCAGCCTTTCACCACCAGCGTTCCCTTCGGCATGGCACTGGTCCATAACGGCAACATAGTCAACTATGCACAGCTTCGCGATGAAATCATCATCCGTCGCAACCGCTATCTCAACACTCACAGCGACAGCGAGATGCTTCTCCAGCTCTTTGCGGATTCCCTCCAGCGTGCCATGATTCGTTCACGGGGACACAGCAACCCCACGGGCAAGATAGAATCTGATGAAGATTTCTTTTCCCTCATACGACTGGCCGTCGCAGACATCTTTTCACTTGCCAAAGGCTCAATCTCCGCGCTCTCCGTCATAAACGGCAAAGGAATCGTGGCGATGCGCGACCCGTATGGCGTGCGCCCTCTGGTGATGGGAGAACGGGTCTCCGCCGAAGGCAAGTCTGAATATATTTTTGCCAGCGAAGATACCATGTTCTATATGCTCGGTTTCACGCTGGTGCGCGATGTCCTGCCAGGTGAAGTAATCTACGTAAGCATGGACGGAATTCTCCATAGCGCCATCATTGAGGAAAAACCATTCTGTCCCTGCATTTTTGAATATGTCTATTTTGCCCGTCCTGATGCCATGCTGAACAATGTCAGCGTCTACCGTGCCCGGCTGAGGATGGGTCAAAATCTGGGACAAGAATGGATCAGAACCTTTGGTGATGTCCGTCCTGATGTCATTATTCCCGCCCCATCTACAGCGAATACCATGGCGCTTGCCATGGCGCGGGAACTTGGCGTGAACTATTCGGAAGGTCTGTACAAGAACCCCTTCATCGGGCGAACTTTCATCATGCCTTCTCAAGCAATGCGCAGGCAGTCTGTCCGCTACAAGCTGTCGCCGCAACGCATAGAAATACGCAACAAGAATGTGCTGATAGTCGATGACAGCATTGTGCGCGGTACGACGAGCAAGGAAATCGTGTCAATGATTCGAGACTTCGGTGCCAACCAAGTATGGTTTGCCAGCGCTTGCCCTCCTGTGGTCAGTCCCTGTCATTATGGCGTAGACATTCCAACCGCAGAGGAATTGATAGCAAACAGGCAAACCCAAGAAGAAGTTCGGAACTTCCTGGGCGTCGAAAAGCTACTCTATCTATCCATTGAAGCTCTAATCGAAGCAGTCACACGCAAAGGCAGGCACAATATGAGCAGTCCTTGCCATGTCTGTTTGGGAGGCCCACATTTCATTTCAGGAGAAAAAGATGGAATTGCATAACATCATTGTCGTCGGCTCCGGGGCCCGCGAACATGCCATTGCCCTTGCCATATACCGTTCCTTGGAAAAAAAACGGAATGGAAAGCTTCATTGTTTCGGCAGCACCTACAATCCCGGAATCGGCAGGCTTTGCTCCGCCATAGGCGGCTCATATGCGGCTGGCGTCATCACCGACGGGCAAGCTGTCCTCTCATTCGCCCGCTCCATCGAAGCAACCATGGCTGTAATCGGCCCTGAAGCTCCTCTGGAGACGCGGGTGGCGGATGTCCTGCGTCGGGCAGGCATCCCGACTTTCGGCCCCGGCGCGTCATGCGCTCGCATTGAGACCAGCAAGTCCTTTGCCAGAGAATTTCTGTCAGTCCGCCTCCCCCAGCATTCCCCCCGACATTACGTCGTCTCGTCGCTTGATGAAGCCCGTGCCGCCATGGAGGAGCTGGATGGTTTCTTCGTCGTCAAGGCGGATGGTCTGGCCGGCGGCAAGGGAGTGAAGGTGTCCCAAGAGCATCTCCACGGCATTGACGAGGCATTGGATTTCTGCGCCCAGCTGTTGAAGAACTCCGGACGACCTTTCGTCATAGAAGAAAAGCTTTACGGAGAGGAATTTTCCCTGATGAGCATTACGGACGGAGAAACCTGCTATCACCTGCCCGCCATCCAGGATCACAAGAGGGCGTATGACGGAGATACAGGGCCTAATACCGGAGGCATGGGTAGCTACAGTTGCGCTGATGGTTCGCTTCCCTTCCTCTCCCCCGACGACATTGCCCATGCCCGCGCATGCAACGAAGTTGTCATGACCCAGCTGGGAGAAGTTTGCGGGGAACCATACAGGGGAGTTTTGTATGGTGGTTTCATGGCTGTCAGCGATGGTGTGAAGATCATCGAATACAACGCTCGTTTCGGAGACCCGGAAGCACTGAACCTGCTGACACTTCTCCAGAGTGACGCGGTGGAACTCTTTCATGCCGCCGCCACGGGACGCCTGAAAAACATTGCCCCTCCTGTCTTTGCTCCCCTGTCTTCAGTCTGTCTCTACGCCGTCCCTTCTCTCTACCCCATAGCCAGTGAAAAAGGACGCACCATCTCCATAGGAGACATGGATGACGATGTGACGCTTTTCCTTGGTTCGATTGATGAGACAAGCGACGGCTCGCTCGTCACAGCAGGCAGTCGTACCGCCGCAGTCACAGCCCTTGCTCCCCACCTCCAGGACGCCCGTGAGAAAGCAATCTATAATTTAGGAAAAATCGAAGGTCCCCTCCGCCACCGCAGTGACATTGGAACGGAAGCCTTGCTGGAGAAACGCATCAGGCACATGAATTTGTTACGGCGTCCAATCCGGCTGGGAATCCTCGGCTCCACCCGTGGCACTGATCTCAAGGCATTGTATTCTTTCATTGAGGACGGCAGCCTCAACGCTGAGGTCACGGTCGTCGTATCAGACAAAAAAAACTCTGGTATCCTGGAACTCGCCCGTTCCCACGGCACTCCTGCTCATGCTGTCAGCGCCAAGGGACTGACCCGACAGGAGCATGAGAAGGCCATTTCACTCATCATGGAGGAAGCCGGAGCAGACATCATCATTCTCATCGGTTACATGCGGATAGTGACCCGCTGCTTCTGCGAAAGCTGGAAGGACAGATTGCTCAATGTCCACCCCTCGCTTCTCCCTGATTTCGCAGGAGGCATGGATACCGACGTGCATGAGGAAGTCTTACGACGTTACCAGCGCACCGGCAATGACCAGACGGGGTGTACTGTCCATCTTGTCACCCCTGCCGTTGACGGAGGTCCCATCGTACTCCAGAAGAAATACTCTATCAAGCCATCTGACACTCCGACGACTCTCAAGGCGGCAATCCAGAAACTGGAAGGTGAAGCATTGAAAGAAGCCATCACCTATTTCCACAGGACAGGAGGCTCCGACTGGGACGGTGCTCAGCACACGGGTATCAACCGCTGATACCAATGCCCACGGAAATGTAACGCGACCGCTGGTAAAAGAAATTGAGCAGAGGGAAGCGTCCGTCATGATAGAATGCTTCCAAGCGCAGGACACGTCCCGGAATCACGGCCTCAGGAATTTCAAACCCTACTCCAAGGGAGAACTCGAATTCCCATGGATTGTCGGAATCATACCCACCGACCTGATGCTTTGTCTGCCCATCCTGATGAGCCTGGACATCCGCGGCAATGATGAAGGACGATGAAGCGACAGGGATACGAAATTCCAATCCGCCATTCAACCTCCATGCTTTGTAGGAAGACGCATAAGAATCAGGACGATAGATTCCTTCCTGTTCGGAAGTCTTTTGGGCTTGAGTCTTGTCTCCGCCACTGGGAACCTGTGTATGTTCCGGAACATGGACTGCTGGTCGTAACCATGACGTACCCATGGGCAGTTCAGTGTCAAAATAGAGATGAAACGAGGATGAAGGGCGCACGGATATGCCGGCATACCATGAATTGTCCCGTGTATATTCTACGAAACGGCCATACGTACCAGCAGCCAGGATTGCATCATCGATGATTTCGTCTCCATAATGCCCGGAAAAATGATGCATTCCGCCACGTATGGTGACTATATCGAAGAAGTCGATTGCTCCATAAATACCATAAGAACCATCGAACCCCAGGACATCGCTTCCGCCGAAAAGCGAGAAAACTGAATTAAGATATCCTGAAAAGCCCGCTTCAAGCCGCACGGGACCCATGTTCAGGCGGGCGAGGCTCACATTATCCCCCAGCTTGAGACGCATGAACATGTTTTCATCCTGCAAACTAGTACGGAAACGGACTGGTTCGTATGCGCCAGGGTTCTCCGGGGAGCTTCCATGCCGTGAGGCCATGATGTCCAGGGGGATTCCTTCCTGAACCCACATCACGCCGACACGGGTATGAGCGCCATAAGGGTCAGCCATAGCAGAAGGGAACAAGGGTGTTCCCGGAAAAAGCTTGAAAGAAATTGGCGAGGCGGCAAGCAGAGAAGAACATAATAGAACCAAAGATACCATGACGAAAAATCGCATAGATTTCCGGTTGTTGCCCATCATCATCTCCTAATAATAAAGCTTATATCCCGGTCGAAACCGGATTCAGATGTTGACCGCTACCACCTCGATTTCTACAAGGGCGTCCTTGGGAAGCCGGGCGACCTGAACGGCGGAACGGGCAGGATACGAGCCTTCAGTGAAGAAGGTCGCGTAAACAGCGTTCACAGCCGCGAAATCATCCATATCCTTCAGAAACACAGTTGCCTTGATTACCTTATCCAGCGATGTGCCGGATTCCTCAAGCACCGCCTTCACATTGAGAAGGCACTGCCTTGTCTGCTCCTCAATGGTGGCGGGAATCTCTCCTGTCGCTGGATTGAGTCCGAGCTGACCGGAAGTGAAAGTCAGATGCCCGAAAGATATCCCTTGGGAATATGGTCCGATAGCAGAGGGTGCTTGCGATGTCTGTATGGTTTTCTTTTCGTGTCTGTGAATCATAGGGTCATCTAATACCACCTTTTCTTGTTTGTCAATCGTACAGCCTTCCGTGAGTGAAACCATGAATAGGACTGAAATTACTCTCCAGTATTGCTTGTTCGCAAAAGCCCTGTATAATCATGAATATGGGATATTATTTTTCAGCCTCAGAAAGCATATATGCGAAAAGTAACAGGGACATCCTGCCGACACTGGAAATCATAGCGCGAAGATACATCGCGAACAATCCTCCCTATCCGTACACGGTGCGTCCATACCAGAAGTCAGGTATCATGAGAGGAAAGGATTACCGGTATCACGCTGACTTCATGGAACTTTTCCCGGAGTCCTTGCCCGGCATGTCTGCATTCGTATGGGGTACATTCATATCTCCTGTCGATACTACGCTCAAATTCACTCTCATTCCCTATGGCCCCGCAGTGGTTTACCTCAATGGCCAAGAAATAGCCCGGACAGATATTTTTTCAGAACGTGACGCAGGAACCGAAGTCCCCGTCAACGTGGCGATGAAAACAGGAAAGAACCATCTGATTATCAAATTCACCTGCACCCCAGCTGGTTTCGGAGGCGAATTTGGCACATGGCTGGGCAAACTGGATTATTATTTCCTCAAGCCTTTGCCTGACTGCCATGATGAAGAAGGGGTTGTCTATTGCCGACCGTTTCCCGACACGGATCGGGAAGCAATTGGAATTTCTTATCTTGATACCCATGAAATCGACTGGCTGCCCCGGCGTACATGGAAAGCAGAAGACGTGGAGAAAGGGCAATTCGGCCGCATCTTCGGTCATAGACCCGGATTGTCCGCCGTCGCGCGTACTATCGGGAATTTCTCTTCAGCAGGAGACGGGGATTATATATTCTCAGGGACGCATAATGGTTCATTGTCCATCCGCGTAGGTCGCGACCTGGTTTTTGAAAAAGGAGGAACAGGGGACTTTTCATTCTCCTGCCGGATTCCGACCGGTCGCTATCCCATCATCATTGCCCAGACCTGCACAGATTCAACGTGGGGCTTCTCCCTTGTCGTAAAGGAAGTCATACAGAAAAAAGACTATCAGGTTTCCGTAGAGTTTGAAAATCCTTTGGTCAGGGTAGAAAAAACTTCCGCTCAGCCATGGATTTTCTGCGGCCCCTTCAAAGCTGGTCATGAAAGCGGCATGAACATCGATGTGAATCCTGACCAGCTATGGTCATCTTCTGACGGCCTTTCCTATTGGCGGCTCGACTATCCTGACGGATGGATTCGTCAGTATAATGAGAATCCCCTTTTCGGCCACTGGAACTATCCTTTGGGCGTAACATTATACGGATTGCTTGAAACTGCCCGCGTCCTTGGAGACTGTCCATCGGGACAGGAGCTGGGGAATTATGTTCAGGCTCACGTGCGAGCTTCCGTCTCTAATTTCCCCTATGCCATGTGGGACAAGGAACAGTTCGGTGGCGCGACAGGCGTCCACCACCTGCTCACAAGCATCGACAGCCTTGATGATTGCGGTTCCTTCGGCTCCCTCATGTTGGAAGCGGCAAAAGATTGTGACATTGGTTCGGGATACAAGGAAATCGCCGCTTACGTCGCGCACCACATCCTCCATGAACAGAGTCGACTGGAAGACGGCATCTTCTTCCGCAAGGATTTGA
Encoded proteins:
- the purQ gene encoding phosphoribosylformylglycinamidine synthase I, which encodes MTQGDAKAKPLYRIAVIEFPGTNCERETALAIRRAGMEPEIFRWNRPQDCLDAFDAFIVPGGFSYEDRSRSGIIAALDTLLDGLKKQNAMGKPILGICNGAQILVESGIVPGLSGWQTGAALAPNKQIVDGIVVGTGFYNDWVHVKHTVDGTVPERNAFSLAIADGSLMRIPAAHAEGRFVIDDYLLSWLERNGVAMFRYADSNGTVNPHFPVNPNGATSNLAALGNIAGTALAIMPHPERTPEGDSIFISLKNWLDANSIDKSSTKGQKSLPKVPQDIMERLVSPLTYTSLPYHIRQEGIQEKELVIGTVITDNAAVSVEQALERAGIPVKVSRAVRWTLEASPSMPRKDFDALVAKAMASGQLYNSNKEFPVDFSPSPKGLTIVVTPREGEDFTGLHARHALSTWFGIEGFTAITSSVLWTLEPTSSDPEQGRRAIDAALASNIFANPYSQRTYAYA
- a CDS encoding phosphoribosylaminoimidazolesuccinocarboxamide synthase yields the protein MPDTYEKYKEKILRHIDWTLTETNLPYPNRKVGKVRDRYDLGNGRLLFVTTDRQSAFDRVLASIPFKGQVLNMVSAWWFARTKDIIGNHLLSTPDPCVTISRACTVLPIEFVVRGYITGSTDTSLWTHYKKGERTYCGVNFPDGLKKNQKLEQPVITPTTKEDAHDRPISPAEIIEEGWLSQNDWDEASAAALALFRFGTEEAAKKGLILVDTKYEFGRDADGILRLIDEIHTPDSSRYWLGDSYENRFATGHEPENIDKEFLRLWFTKVCDPYKDEVLPPAPMDLVAELSTRYIRLYEMITGEKFIFPDEDSMKESPYERLTRNLSAALEVKREA
- a CDS encoding AIR carboxylase family protein is translated as MAEIVIIMGSESDRPHAEKISTALKAEGYAKPVGIHVASAHKQPRDVLKVLEKNAGRKVVYITIAGRSNALSGFVAGNCDAPVIACPPFSDKLDMLVNINSTLQMPSRVPVLTVLDPANAALGAMRIIALDDLDEQKKRDRQDGQVKQKSCEETSCAE
- the purF gene encoding amidophosphoribosyltransferase, whose amino-acid sequence is MCGIVGMFSNHDVAAELYDSLIQLQHRGQDSAGILTSDSQLHAKRGTGLVRDIFQDEDMEKLTGDIGIGHTRYPTSGTRQGFDEVQPFTTSVPFGMALVHNGNIVNYAQLRDEIIIRRNRYLNTHSDSEMLLQLFADSLQRAMIRSRGHSNPTGKIESDEDFFSLIRLAVADIFSLAKGSISALSVINGKGIVAMRDPYGVRPLVMGERVSAEGKSEYIFASEDTMFYMLGFTLVRDVLPGEVIYVSMDGILHSAIIEEKPFCPCIFEYVYFARPDAMLNNVSVYRARLRMGQNLGQEWIRTFGDVRPDVIIPAPSTANTMALAMARELGVNYSEGLYKNPFIGRTFIMPSQAMRRQSVRYKLSPQRIEIRNKNVLIVDDSIVRGTTSKEIVSMIRDFGANQVWFASACPPVVSPCHYGVDIPTAEELIANRQTQEEVRNFLGVEKLLYLSIEALIEAVTRKGRHNMSSPCHVCLGGPHFISGEKDGIA
- the purD gene encoding phosphoribosylamine--glycine ligase; the encoded protein is MELHNIIVVGSGAREHAIALAIYRSLEKKRNGKLHCFGSTYNPGIGRLCSAIGGSYAAGVITDGQAVLSFARSIEATMAVIGPEAPLETRVADVLRRAGIPTFGPGASCARIETSKSFAREFLSVRLPQHSPRHYVVSSLDEARAAMEELDGFFVVKADGLAGGKGVKVSQEHLHGIDEALDFCAQLLKNSGRPFVIEEKLYGEEFSLMSITDGETCYHLPAIQDHKRAYDGDTGPNTGGMGSYSCADGSLPFLSPDDIAHARACNEVVMTQLGEVCGEPYRGVLYGGFMAVSDGVKIIEYNARFGDPEALNLLTLLQSDAVELFHAAATGRLKNIAPPVFAPLSSVCLYAVPSLYPIASEKGRTISIGDMDDDVTLFLGSIDETSDGSLVTAGSRTAAVTALAPHLQDAREKAIYNLGKIEGPLRHRSDIGTEALLEKRIRHMNLLRRPIRLGILGSTRGTDLKALYSFIEDGSLNAEVTVVVSDKKNSGILELARSHGTPAHAVSAKGLTRQEHEKAISLIMEEAGADIIILIGYMRIVTRCFCESWKDRLLNVHPSLLPDFAGGMDTDVHEEVLRRYQRTGNDQTGCTVHLVTPAVDGGPIVLQKKYSIKPSDTPTTLKAAIQKLEGEALKEAITYFHRTGGSDWDGAQHTGINR
- a CDS encoding RidA family protein; its protein translation is MIHRHEKKTIQTSQAPSAIGPYSQGISFGHLTFTSGQLGLNPATGEIPATIEEQTRQCLLNVKAVLEESGTSLDKVIKATVFLKDMDDFAAVNAVYATFFTEGSYPARSAVQVARLPKDALVEIEVVAVNI
- a CDS encoding glycoside hydrolase family 88/105 protein, with translation MRGKDYRYHADFMELFPESLPGMSAFVWGTFISPVDTTLKFTLIPYGPAVVYLNGQEIARTDIFSERDAGTEVPVNVAMKTGKNHLIIKFTCTPAGFGGEFGTWLGKLDYYFLKPLPDCHDEEGVVYCRPFPDTDREAIGISYLDTHEIDWLPRRTWKAEDVEKGQFGRIFGHRPGLSAVARTIGNFSSAGDGDYIFSGTHNGSLSIRVGRDLVFEKGGTGDFSFSCRIPTGRYPIIIAQTCTDSTWGFSLVVKEVIQKKDYQVSVEFENPLVRVEKTSAQPWIFCGPFKAGHESGMNIDVNPDQLWSSSDGLSYWRLDYPDGWIRQYNENPLFGHWNYPLGVTLYGLLETARVLGDCPSGQELGNYVQAHVRASVSNFPYAMWDKEQFGGATGVHHLLTSIDSLDDCGSFGSLMLEAAKDCDIGSGYKEIAAYVAHHILHEQSRLEDGIFFRKDLMHHFHNDTMWADDLYMSIPFLCRYAALSGDASLLDDAASQFIGFRKLLYDPVRRLMNHVYDFRRNMATGVAWGRGNGWTIFSLAELLEVIPREHDMRPELLDFFRNFADGLLAMQDSDGMWHQVLDVRESYPETSCTAMFIYAFSRGIRNGWLEEPLKFRCACELAWTALQKTSIDYHGNIHGVCRGSEFSFTPRYYAEELLPRLNDTHGIGIVLLAGVEMKKLRRHYM